The sequence CTGCCCGATGGAGCTGTCGACCTATTTCCGCATCAACGAGCGCAACACCGGCCAGTTCGAGCGCACCCTGATCATCGCCGACAAGGGCTCCTACGTCTCCTATCTCGAAGGCTGCACCGCGCCGCAGCGTGACGAGAACCAGTTGCATGCGGCCGTGGTCGAGCTCGTCGCGCTCGACGATGCCGAGATCAAATACTCGACCGTGCAGAACTGGTATCCCGGCAATTCGGAAGGCAAGGGCGGCATCTACAATTTCGTCACCAAGCGTGGCGATTGCCGCGGCGCCAATTCCAAGATCTCCTGGACCCAGGTCGAGACGGGATCGGCGATCACCTGGAAATATCCGAGCTGCATCCTGCGCGGCGACAACTCCCGCGGCGAGTTCTACTCGATCGCGATCTCGAACGGCTTCCAGCAGGTCGACTCGGGCACCAAGATGATCCACCTCGGCAAGAACACGTCGAGCCGCATCATCTCCAAGGGCATCGCCGCCGGCAAGTCGCAGAACACCTATCGTGGTCTCGTCACCGCGCACCGGAAAGCGACTGGCGCGCGCAACTTCACCGCCTGCGACTCGCTGCTGATCGGCGACAAATGCGGCGCGCACACCGTGCCGTACATCGAAGCCAAGAACTCGTCGGCGACCTTCGAGCACGAGGCGACCACCTCGAAAATATCCGAGGACGTGCTGTTCTACTGTATCCAGCGCGGTCTCAGCCAGGAAGAGGCCGTCGGCCTCGTCGTCAACGGCTTCGTCAAGGACGTGCTGCAGCAACTGCCGATGGAGTTCGCGGTGGAAGCGCAGAAGCTGATCTCGATCTCGTTGGAGGGCAGCGTAGGCTAGCTCGATGTTCGAAAATGTCCCGAGGCCCGTGCTGGTTGGACTGTTCATCGTGGTTCTGCTGCCAATTGGCGCCGGAATCGGATGGGGCCTGGCCGTACTGCTCGAACACCTCTCGGGACTTTCGATTGGATATGTCAGCGCGGTGGTAGGGAGCGTCGTCTGCGCCTTGGTGACCGTGTTGTGGGGGATCGGCCAAGCGACCGAATTGCTCGGTCTTGCGACGATCTTCACCGCAGTACGGATACCGCCCCGGCCGAATTGGCTGCCGCCCGATGAAAAGGAAGAATGATGACTGCTTTGCTTGAAGTGAAAGACCTCAAGGTTCGTGTCGAGGAGCGTGAGATCCTCCACGGGCTGACGTTGACCGTGAACGAAGGCGAGGTGCACGCGATCATGGGGCCGAACGGCTCCGGCAAGTCGACGCTCTCGCACGTCATCGCCGGCAAGCCCGGCTACGAGGTCACTGACGGCCAGATCCTGTTCAAAGGCGAGGATCTCCTGGAGATGAGCCCGGACGAGCGCGCCGCCAAGGGCGTGTTCCTGGCATTTCAGTATCCGGTCGAGATTCCCGGCGTCGCCACCATGAACTTCCTGCGCACCGCGCTGAACGCGCAGCGCAAGGCGCGCGGCGAGGATGAATATTCGACGCCGGACTTCCTCAAGAAGGTCCGCGAGGTTTCGAAGTCGCTGAACATCCCGCAGGACATGCTCAAGCGGGGCGTCAATGTCGGCTTCTCCGGCGGCGAGAAGAAGCGCAACGAGGTGCTGCAGATGGCGCTGTTCGAGCCCAGCCTGTGCATTCTCGACGAGATGGATTCCGGCCTCGACATCGACGCGCTGCGCATCGCGGCCGACGGCGTCAACGCGCTGCGCTCGCCGGGCCGCGCGATGGTCGTCATCACCCATTATCAGCGGCTGCTGAACTACATCGTGCCCGACGTCGTGCACGTGATGTCGAGAGGCCGCGTCGTGAAGAGCGGCGGCAAGGAATTGGCGCTGGAGCTGGAAGCGTCCGGCTACGCGCAATTCGAGGCCGCGTAAGGATTGGTTGCAATGAACGTTGCTGTGGCAAAGACCGGGAACGGCCGCGCGGTGAGCGATCTCTTCGCCAGCGCCGAAGGCCGGCTGCCGGGGTCGCCCGAAGTGATCGCGACTCGCCGCGAGGCATTCGAGACCTATGAGCGTCTCGGCCTGCCGCATCGCCGGATCGAGGAATGGAAATACACCGATCTGCGCGCGCTGGTCGGTGAGGTGCTGCCGCTGGCCGTCACACCCGATGCGGCGGCGCTGAAGCGCGCCGCGGAGGCGGTGAAGGCGCATGGGATTGCGGGCGCCCGCAAGCTGGTGCTGGTCGACGGCGTGTTCGCGGCCGATCTTTCCGACGTGAAGGCGCTCACCGCCGAGGTAGGCTTGAGGACCCTGCGTGAAACGCTGCAGAAGGACGCAGGCCTGCTGAAGACCACGGCCACCGATGCCGTGATCGCGCTGAATGCTGCGATGGCAACCGACGGCGTCGTGCTGTCGATCGCCGACGGCGCACAGCTGA comes from Bradyrhizobium sp. CCGE-LA001 and encodes:
- the sufB gene encoding Fe-S cluster assembly protein SufB — encoded protein: MPAVQETVERVKRIDVDQYRYGFETLIDTEKAPKGLSEEIVKFISQKKNEPAWMLQWRLEAYRRWLTMQEPTWARVDYPKIDFQDLYYYAAPKPKKTVSSLDEIDPEILKTYEKLGIPLREVAMLEGVEPKVGEEDPARRKIAVDAVFDSVSVATTFKAELKKAGVIFMPISEAIREHPELVQKYLGSVVPTSDNFYATLNSAVFSDGSFVYVPPGVRCPMELSTYFRINERNTGQFERTLIIADKGSYVSYLEGCTAPQRDENQLHAAVVELVALDDAEIKYSTVQNWYPGNSEGKGGIYNFVTKRGDCRGANSKISWTQVETGSAITWKYPSCILRGDNSRGEFYSIAISNGFQQVDSGTKMIHLGKNTSSRIISKGIAAGKSQNTYRGLVTAHRKATGARNFTACDSLLIGDKCGAHTVPYIEAKNSSATFEHEATTSKISEDVLFYCIQRGLSQEEAVGLVVNGFVKDVLQQLPMEFAVEAQKLISISLEGSVG
- the sufC gene encoding Fe-S cluster assembly ATPase SufC, with amino-acid sequence MTALLEVKDLKVRVEEREILHGLTLTVNEGEVHAIMGPNGSGKSTLSHVIAGKPGYEVTDGQILFKGEDLLEMSPDERAAKGVFLAFQYPVEIPGVATMNFLRTALNAQRKARGEDEYSTPDFLKKVREVSKSLNIPQDMLKRGVNVGFSGGEKKRNEVLQMALFEPSLCILDEMDSGLDIDALRIAADGVNALRSPGRAMVVITHYQRLLNYIVPDVVHVMSRGRVVKSGGKELALELEASGYAQFEAA